In one window of Streptomyces roseofulvus DNA:
- a CDS encoding VCBS repeat-containing protein, with translation MFSGRGRRVAACTALALSAGMLLSTPASAAEPAPSSSAEKQAPSFTPPKQLPRPGQDGARAGATAAEAVSPLLSDLNGDGIEDLIFRAIDGQLYTDIPGEETFELHRYQAGVAKEIVPIGDQGGYTTEPEVLVTSEDGTLTLYQDVDPSGTPYEYRVGGGWQVYNKITSPGDVNGDGRADVVARTHDGQLYLYLATGDLAKPLGGRIAVGPGWGVYDQIVGVGDGNGDGRADLYARDYTGTLWWYAGTGVNAKPFGTRKAIGTGWNTYNQILPGGDGSLFGRDNSGTMYLYLPNGDGTLSGRQMYGGLGDFEGIAHFAGAGSNPYTGKEGAIGRDSQGTLWWYTNNTKGGLYPRDMLFDTGWFQGVTYAHLSSMNPDASSDVAVVDGGELWIEGNPIGTGWGIYNTLVGPGDLSGDGKADLLARDKSGVLYLYKGDGTGEKLATRIRVGSGWGAYNKILGAGDYTGDGRTDLLARTTGGDLYLYPGTGNATTPFKTRIHIGGGWNTYKHLAAPGDLNSDGKADLLGVATNGDLYRYLGTSPNKFSTRAKIGPGYQIYNTFS, from the coding sequence ATGTTCTCCGGGCGTGGCCGCCGTGTCGCCGCGTGCACCGCGCTCGCCCTCTCCGCCGGCATGCTCCTGTCGACCCCGGCGTCGGCCGCCGAGCCGGCCCCGAGCTCCTCGGCCGAGAAGCAGGCCCCGTCCTTCACGCCGCCGAAGCAGCTGCCGCGCCCCGGCCAGGACGGCGCCCGTGCGGGTGCCACCGCGGCCGAGGCCGTCTCGCCGCTGCTGTCGGACCTGAACGGTGACGGCATCGAGGACCTCATCTTCCGCGCGATCGACGGTCAGTTGTACACGGACATCCCCGGTGAGGAGACGTTCGAGCTGCACCGCTACCAGGCCGGCGTGGCGAAGGAGATCGTCCCGATCGGCGACCAGGGTGGTTACACCACCGAGCCCGAGGTGCTGGTCACCTCCGAGGACGGCACGCTCACGCTCTACCAGGACGTCGACCCGTCCGGCACCCCGTACGAGTACCGGGTGGGCGGCGGCTGGCAGGTCTACAACAAGATCACGTCGCCCGGTGACGTGAACGGCGACGGCCGTGCCGACGTCGTCGCCCGCACCCACGACGGCCAGCTGTACCTGTACCTGGCCACCGGCGACCTGGCCAAGCCGCTCGGCGGCCGGATCGCCGTGGGCCCCGGCTGGGGGGTCTACGACCAGATCGTCGGCGTGGGCGACGGCAACGGCGACGGCCGCGCCGACCTCTACGCCCGGGACTACACCGGCACCCTCTGGTGGTACGCCGGCACCGGTGTCAACGCCAAGCCGTTCGGCACCCGCAAGGCCATCGGCACCGGCTGGAACACGTACAACCAGATCCTGCCCGGCGGCGACGGCAGCCTGTTCGGCCGCGACAACTCGGGCACGATGTACCTCTACCTCCCGAACGGCGACGGGACCCTCTCCGGCCGCCAGATGTACGGCGGTCTGGGCGACTTCGAGGGCATCGCGCACTTCGCGGGCGCCGGCAGCAACCCGTACACCGGCAAGGAGGGCGCCATCGGGCGCGACTCCCAGGGCACGCTGTGGTGGTACACGAACAACACCAAGGGCGGCCTCTACCCGCGGGACATGCTCTTCGACACGGGCTGGTTCCAGGGCGTCACCTACGCGCACCTGTCCTCGATGAACCCGGATGCGTCCTCCGACGTCGCCGTGGTCGACGGCGGCGAGCTGTGGATCGAGGGCAACCCCATCGGCACCGGCTGGGGCATCTACAACACCCTCGTCGGTCCGGGCGACCTGAGCGGCGACGGCAAGGCCGACCTGCTCGCCCGCGACAAGAGCGGCGTCCTGTACCTGTACAAGGGCGACGGCACGGGCGAGAAGCTCGCCACGCGGATCCGCGTCGGCTCCGGCTGGGGCGCGTACAACAAGATCCTCGGCGCCGGCGACTACACCGGTGACGGCCGCACCGACCTGCTGGCCCGCACCACCGGCGGCGACCTGTACCTGTACCCGGGCACCGGCAACGCCACCACCCCGTTCAAGACGCGCATCCACATCGGCGGCGGCTGGAACACGTACAAGCACCTGGCCGCCCCCGGCGACCTCAACTCGGACGGCAAGGCCGACCTGCTCGGCGTCGCCACCAACGGTGACCTGTACCGCTACCTGGGCACCAGCCCGAACAAGTTCTCCACCCGCGCCAAGATCGGCCCCGGCTACCAGATCTACAACACCTTCTCCTGA
- a CDS encoding trans-aconitate 2-methyltransferase, whose protein sequence is MYSVDSVVAPVWDPRQYLRHAAHRTRPFLDLLHRIPPLPGHGGPARIADLGCGPGNVTALLAERWPDAHITGFDLSPEMLEQAEKDWAGTTSGGGWLDFRPADAAHWTPAEPYDLIVSNAALQWVPNHPESFASWIDGLRPGGTLAFQVPANFTSPSHALLGELCALPEWRARLHDQGRRFVHILEPADYLARLTALGCETDVWETVYCQLLQGEDAVLDWVKGTALRPVLTTLGDDHEAVEAFLSQYRALLRDAYPQGPNGTVFPFRRVFAVARKPG, encoded by the coding sequence ATGTATTCCGTCGACTCCGTCGTCGCGCCGGTGTGGGATCCACGGCAGTACCTCCGCCACGCCGCCCACCGCACCCGCCCCTTCCTCGACCTCCTCCACCGAATACCCCCGCTGCCGGGCCACGGCGGCCCCGCCCGCATCGCCGACCTCGGCTGCGGCCCCGGGAACGTCACGGCCCTCCTCGCCGAGCGCTGGCCCGACGCCCACATCACCGGTTTCGACCTCTCGCCGGAGATGCTCGAACAGGCCGAGAAGGACTGGGCCGGCACCACCTCCGGCGGCGGCTGGCTCGACTTCCGCCCCGCCGACGCCGCCCACTGGACCCCCGCCGAGCCCTACGACCTGATCGTCTCCAACGCGGCCCTCCAGTGGGTCCCCAACCACCCCGAGTCCTTCGCCTCCTGGATCGACGGCCTCCGCCCCGGCGGCACCCTCGCCTTCCAGGTCCCCGCCAACTTCACCTCCCCCAGCCACGCCCTCCTCGGCGAGCTGTGCGCCCTCCCCGAGTGGCGCGCCCGCCTCCACGACCAGGGCCGCCGCTTCGTCCACATCCTCGAACCCGCCGACTACCTGGCCCGCCTCACCGCCCTCGGCTGCGAGACCGACGTCTGGGAGACGGTCTACTGCCAGCTCCTCCAGGGCGAGGACGCCGTCCTGGACTGGGTCAAGGGCACCGCCCTCCGCCCGGTCCTCACCACCCTCGGCGACGACCACGAGGCGGTCGAGGCCTTCCTCTCCCAGTACCGCGCCCTCCTCCGCGACGCCTATCCCCAGGGCCCGAACGGCACGGTCTTCCCCTTCCGCCGCGTCTTCGCGGTGGCCCGCAAGCCGGGCTGA
- a CDS encoding MarR family winged helix-turn-helix transcriptional regulator: MEDEVDRLVAAWRRERPDLDVEPLEVLSRVSRLARHLDRARRLAFSEHQLEPWEFDVLTSLRRAGAPYQLSPGQLLTQTLVTSGTMTNRIDRLTKKGLVERLPDPSDRRGVLVRLTPEGRDRADEALAGLLAQERAILAQLSRPQRAELAALLRRLTAPFDNVPG, from the coding sequence ATGGAGGACGAGGTCGACCGTCTGGTCGCTGCATGGCGCCGCGAGCGCCCGGACCTCGACGTGGAACCGTTGGAGGTCCTCAGCCGCGTCTCCCGGCTGGCCCGGCACCTCGACCGCGCCCGCCGCCTCGCCTTCTCGGAGCACCAGCTGGAGCCCTGGGAGTTCGACGTCCTCACCTCGCTGCGCCGCGCCGGAGCCCCGTACCAGCTCTCCCCCGGCCAGCTCCTCACCCAGACCCTGGTCACCTCCGGCACCATGACCAACCGCATCGACCGGCTCACCAAGAAGGGCCTGGTCGAGCGGCTGCCCGACCCCAGCGACCGGCGCGGGGTGCTGGTCCGGCTCACCCCCGAGGGGCGCGACCGCGCCGACGAGGCGCTGGCCGGACTGCTCGCCCAGGAGCGGGCCATCCTCGCCCAGCTCAGCCGCCCGCAGCGGGCCGAGCTGGCCGCCCTGCTACGCCGGCTGACCGCCCCGTTCGACAACGTTCCCGGCTAG
- a CDS encoding response regulator transcription factor: MGVSVARIRVLVVDDHRVFAESLAAALAAEPDVDVAAAGSGPAALRCLDRGVAEGRRFDVLLVDAELGAAPAAVPAAPEGEPAVDGIALVAGVRKAQPAVRAVVLAERDDPRRAALALQAGASGWVAKDCSLQRLLAVVRGVLRDETHLPPALLTGVLRELTADRKHRTESERLVESLTPREREVLRCMVAGLGRKAVAERLFLSPHTVRTHMQNVLGKLGVHSTLAAVALARRAGVGPAPLPELAGNVVERGGQPA; the protein is encoded by the coding sequence TTGGGGGTGTCCGTGGCACGAATCCGGGTCCTGGTGGTGGACGACCACCGCGTCTTCGCCGAGTCGCTGGCCGCCGCGCTCGCGGCCGAGCCCGACGTCGACGTCGCCGCGGCGGGCAGCGGTCCCGCCGCCCTGCGCTGTCTGGACCGGGGCGTCGCGGAGGGGCGGCGCTTCGACGTGCTGCTCGTCGACGCCGAGCTGGGCGCGGCGCCCGCGGCCGTCCCCGCCGCGCCGGAGGGCGAACCGGCCGTGGACGGGATCGCCCTGGTCGCCGGGGTGCGGAAGGCCCAGCCCGCGGTCCGCGCGGTGGTGCTCGCCGAGCGCGACGACCCCCGCAGGGCCGCGTTGGCGCTCCAGGCCGGGGCGTCCGGCTGGGTGGCGAAGGACTGCTCGCTCCAGCGGCTGCTCGCCGTGGTCCGGGGGGTGCTGCGGGACGAGACGCATCTGCCGCCGGCGCTGCTGACGGGGGTGCTGCGGGAGCTGACGGCGGACCGGAAGCACCGCACGGAGAGCGAGCGCCTGGTGGAGTCGCTGACCCCGCGCGAGCGGGAGGTGCTGCGCTGCATGGTGGCGGGGCTCGGCCGGAAGGCGGTGGCGGAGCGGCTCTTCCTGTCCCCGCACACGGTGCGGACGCACATGCAGAACGTGCTGGGGAAGCTGGGCGTGCACTCGACGCTGGCGGCGGTCGCCCTGGCCCGGCGGGCGGGTGTCGGCCCGGCGCCGCTGCCGGAGCTAGCCGGGAACGTTGTCGAACGGGGCGGTCAGCCGGCGTAG